From the genome of Malus domestica chromosome 04, GDT2T_hap1, one region includes:
- the LOC103400695 gene encoding vacuolar-processing enzyme-like — translation MANHGYCGFLLSLTLLSLAIHGSFCFPEINGDNKGSPSTTADEGKRWAVLVAGSNGYDNYRHQANICHAYQILKKGGLKDENIIVFMYDDIAYNSENPRKGVIINKPNGHDVYKGVPKDYTGDHVNANNLYAVILGDKSALTGGSGKVLSSGPNDHVFIYYADHGSVGLLGMPSDDVYAKDLIRVLQKKHASKGYKSMVFYIEACEAGSMFEGLLSSNLNIYATTASNAEESSYGTYCPGDPSVPDEFDTCLGDLYSISWMEDCDISDLHKETLENQYERVRRRTTKSHVMQYGDMSHKQEFLFAYMGADLSNRSHTSISDISSPSISRAVNQRDTKLLYLQQRLQKAPTGSQEKQGAQKQLLLEIAHRKNVDYSITKLGEVLFGHEKSSNVLMNVRPQGQPVVDNWDCFKNFMNIYEKYCGHLSAYGMKYTRAIANICNAGITTEKMVAASDQTCANKPNV, via the exons ATGGCTAATCATGGTTATTGTGGGTTTCTACTATCTCTTACTTTGTTAAGTTTGGCTATTCATGGAAGCTTCTGCTTCCCTGAAATTAATGGAGATAACAAGGGCTCTCCAAGTACCACTGCCGATGAGGGAAAAAGATGGGCAGTTCTGGTTGCAGGATCAAATGGTTACGACAACTACAGGCACCAG GCTAACATATGCCATGCGTACCAGATACTGAAGAAAGGAGGACTGAAAGACGAGAACATCATCGTTTTCATGTACGACGATATTGCGTACAACTCGGAAAATCCTCGAAAAGGTGTCATCATCAACAAGCCAAATGGTCATGATGTTTATAAAGGAGTTCCCAAg GATTATACAGGAGATCATGTTAACGCAAACAATCTCTATGCTGTAATTCTCGGAGACAAAAGTGCTCTCACCGGAGGAAGTGGCAAGGTTCTAAGTAGCGGTCCAAATGACCATGTTTTCATATATTATGCAGACCATGGTTCTGTAGGATTACTtg GGATGCCTAGCGATGATGTTTATGCGAAAGATCTCATACGTGTACTACAGAAGAAGCATGCTTCTAAAGGTTACAAAAGCATG gtatTTTACATTGAAGCTTGCGAAGCAGGGAGCATGTTTGAGGGCCTCCTTTCAAGTAATCTGAATATTTATGCTACGACCGCGTCGAATGCAGAAGAGAGTAGTTATGGAACATATTGTCCTGGTGACCCATCAGTTCCTGATGAGTTTGATACTTGTTTGGGAGACTTGTATAGCATTTCCTGGATGGAGGATTG TGACATAAGTGATTTGCATAAAGAAACTTTGGAGAATCAATATGAAAGG GTTCGCAGAAGAACAACTAAATCGCATGTTATGCAGTACGGAGATATGAGTCATAAACAGGAATTCCTCTTTGCTTACATGGGTGCAGATCTTTCTAATCGTAGCCATACTTCCATCAGCGATATCTCTTCACCCTCAATCTCAAGGGCTGTTAACCAACGTGACACGAAGCTCCTCTACTTACAGCAAAGG CTGCAAAAAGCTCCTACTGGATCTCAAGAGAAACAGGGTGCTCAGAAGCAGCTGCTGCTTGAAATTGCTCATAGGAAAAACGTGGACTATAGCATAACGAAACTAGGGGAGGTTTTGTTCGGACACGAGAAGAGCTCAAACGTTTTAATGAATGTTAGGCCACAGGGGCAACCTGTGGTAGATAATTGGGActgcttcaagaatttt ATGAATATTTATGAGAAGTACTGCGGACATTTATCTGCATACGGAATGAAGTACACGCGAGCTATAGCCAACATATGCAATGCTGGGATTACCACAGAGAAAATGGTTGCAGCATCTGATCAAACTTGTGCCAACAAACCCAATGTCTAG